The Microbacterium foliorum genome has a window encoding:
- the dhaK gene encoding dihydroxyacetone kinase subunit DhaK, producing the protein MKKLINNPADVLAESLRGVALAHPELSVDHETQVITRATPKAQGKVAVVSGGGSGHEPLHGGYVGVGMLDAAVAGEVFTSPTPDRVQAATKAVDRGAGVLHIVKNYTGDVLNFEMAAELAAMEGIDVGTVIVDDDVAVQDSLYTAGRRGVGLTVLLEKLVGAAAEEGQDLAAVVELAQRIVGQGRSMGMALTSCTVPAAGKPTFDLPDDQMEIGIGIHGEPGRHREPLAPASEIARQLVEPILADLDAAGPAIVMLNGMGGSPLIELYLMYGEVVPLLEKAGVQIARNLVGDYITSLDMAGCSLTVLKADDELLRLWDAPVNTPGLRWGV; encoded by the coding sequence ATGAAGAAGCTCATCAACAACCCCGCCGATGTGCTGGCCGAATCGCTGCGGGGCGTCGCACTCGCGCATCCGGAGCTGTCCGTCGACCACGAGACCCAGGTGATCACGCGGGCGACGCCCAAGGCACAGGGCAAGGTGGCGGTGGTGTCCGGAGGCGGATCCGGGCATGAGCCGCTGCACGGCGGCTACGTCGGTGTCGGGATGCTCGATGCGGCCGTGGCAGGCGAGGTCTTCACCTCGCCCACCCCTGACCGCGTGCAGGCCGCGACCAAAGCGGTCGATCGGGGTGCCGGAGTGCTGCACATCGTGAAGAACTACACCGGCGACGTGCTGAACTTCGAGATGGCCGCGGAGCTCGCAGCGATGGAGGGCATCGACGTCGGCACCGTGATCGTCGACGATGACGTCGCCGTGCAGGACTCCCTCTACACGGCAGGGCGCCGTGGCGTGGGGCTCACCGTGCTGCTCGAGAAGCTCGTCGGCGCGGCGGCCGAAGAAGGCCAGGATCTCGCCGCGGTGGTCGAGCTCGCGCAGCGGATCGTCGGGCAGGGGCGCTCGATGGGTATGGCGCTCACGAGCTGCACCGTGCCCGCGGCGGGGAAGCCCACGTTCGATCTTCCGGACGACCAGATGGAGATCGGCATCGGCATCCACGGCGAGCCGGGCCGGCACCGGGAGCCCCTGGCTCCGGCGTCCGAGATCGCCCGCCAGCTCGTCGAGCCGATCCTGGCGGACCTCGACGCGGCCGGACCCGCGATCGTGATGCTCAACGGCATGGGCGGATCGCCCCTGATCGAGCTGTACCTCATGTACGGCGAAGTCGTGCCGCTGCTCGAGAAGGCGGGTGTGCAGATCGCCAGAAACCTGGTCGGCGACTACATCACCTCGCTCGACATGGCCGGATGCTCGCTCACCGTGCTCAAGGCCGATGACGAGCTGCTGCGATTGTGGGACGCTCCCGTGAACAC